A window of Bacillus sp. DX3.1 genomic DNA:
ACCATCAAAGTGGATATGTTCTCAAAATATATAAATGTGCAACATCCCAATGTGGATAGACCTCTTTAAATATATTAATCGAGTTCACAATATCCCTATAATCTTGTCCTTAATAAAGAGGATATGATCAAAACCTTGTCCAAAAGAAAGCATAAAAAAACACTAAGACGTTACTTAGTGTTCTTCTTCAGGCAATAAAAAATCACTCTATTTTTATTTATATTTTATATAGTGCATGATATACTACATCACAAAATTCTTTACTTCCATGTACTCTAAAGATTATCTCCTTCTCAAATTCAATTGTTAGCATCCAATCTTTATTTCTTCCAATAAGCCCCGTATAACTTGTCCCTCCTTCAACTGCGCTGTTTTCTGTTAATAGGTAATACAACGGAAATAGCGCGTAGCTCTTGTCTGCTCTCTTTAAGCTATATGTCCCAATACCTTCTACTTCCCTTGCAATATTATCGTGAACATTAACGTTAAAATAGTAACACCCTTCATTTAGTCCTGTTTTTCTACACCCTTCCAATATAGCTGTATTTAACTCATCTGGAGAAAAAGTGGCGGGTTTGGAGTTGTGGACAATTGAATAGAATGTTGTATGATGTTTGGCTAAATTGACTGAATATAAAATAGTATTTACACCAAAGTAGCAGTCTTCCAGAAAATCAATTGGAAAAATATATTTTTCTAACCATTCTGTAATTTCATTAGACTCTTCATTATCTATTGCTGTACTCAGTTTAACTATTCTCACGAACCTATTCCTCCTCTTGATGTAAACATTTTCTATTCGTATCATTTTACATGTCATAGGTCCATTATATTTGATTCTTTTATTAAACTATGCAAATAAACGGTATATTCATGCCTCTTATTGACTCACATTCATTACAAATATACAAAAAACCTCCTATCATGATAGGAGGTTTTTTATTACTCAATTTAAACGGTTAGAAACCATGTTTAAATTATTTTTTAAGGTTGTAGAAAGATTTTAAACCATCGTAAACAGCGATTTCGCCTAGTTCGTCTTCGATGCGTAATAATTGGTTGTATTTCGCAATACGGTCAGTACGGCTCATAGAACCAGTTTTGATTTGGCCAGCGTTAGTTGCAACTGCGATGTCAGCGATTGTAGCATCTTCAGTTTCACCAGAACGGTGAGATACAACTGCTGTGTAACCAGCACGTTTAGCCATTTCGATTGCTTCGAAAGTCTCAGTTAAAGTACCGATTTGGTTAACTTTAATTAAGATTGAGTTAGAGATACCTTTTTCGATACCTTCAGCAAGTTTTTGAGTGTTAGTTACGAATAAATCGTCACCAACTAATTGAACTTTTTTGCCAAGACGGTCAGTTAATAACTTGTGGCCATCCCAGTCGTTTTCGTCTAAACCATCTTCGATAGAGATGATTGGGAAGTCGTTGCAAAGACCTTCGTAGAAATCAACCATTTCTGCAGAAGTTAGGACACGGCCTTCGCCTGCAAGGTCATATTTACCAGTTTCTTTGTTGTAGAACTCAGAAGAAGCAACGTCCATTCCTAAGAATACGTTCTCGCCAGCTTTGTAACCAGCTTTTTCGATTGCTTCGATGATTACTTCTAATGCTTCACGGTTAGAACCAAGGTTTGGAGCGAATCCACCTTCGTCACCTACTGCAGTATTAAGACCTTTGTCATGTAATACAGCTTTTAATGCATGGAATACTTCAGCACCCATACGGATTGCTTCTTTGAATGATGGAGCACCAACTGGTAAGATCATGAACTCTTGGAAGTCTACGTTGTTGTCAGCGTGAGAACCACCGTTGATGATGTTCATCATTGGAGTTGGTAATTGTTTTGCATTGAATCCACCAAGGTAACGGTATAATGGAAGACCTACGAAGTCAGCTGCTGCATGAGCTGCTGCCATAGATACACCAAGAATTGCGTTAGCGCCTAATTTACCTTTGTTTGGAGTTCCGTCTAATTCGATCATAGCACGGTCAATTCCAGCTTGGTCAGTTACGTCAAAACCAACGATTTCTGGAGCGATAATTTCGTTTACGTTATTTACTGCGTTAAGAACACCTTTACCTAAGTAACGAGATTTGTCACCGTCACGTAATTCTACTGCTTCGTATTCACCAGTAGATGCACCACTTGGTACTAGTGCGCGTCCGAATGCGCCGCTTTCTGTGTATACTTCTACTTCTACAGTTGGGTTACCACGAGAATCTAGTACTTCGCGAGCATAAATATCAATAATTGATGGCATAATATTTCTCTCCTTTTATATGTGTAATTAAATTATTTAATAATTGTTTTACCTGTCATTTCTTTCGGTTGTTCAACATCTAAAAGTGTAAGCATTGTTGGAGCGATATCTCCTAAAATACCGCCTTCACGAAGCTGTACATCTTCTTTTGTAACGATGAAAGGAACCGGGTTTGTTGTATGAGCAGTCATTGGCCCACCGTCAGAAGTTAACTCCTGATCAGCATTACCATGGTCAGCAGTAATAAGTGCTACACCATCTTTTGCAAGAATCGCTTCTACAACTTTTCCTAAACATTCGTCAGTTGCTTCTACTGCTTTAATTGTTGGTTCCATCATCCCAGAATGGCCAACCATATCACAGTTTGCAAAGTTTAAAATGATAACATCATGTTTATCATTTTCAATTTCATTTACAAGAGCATCTGTTACTTCATAAATGCTCATTTCAGGTTTCAAGTCGTATGTTGCGACTTTTGGTGAGTTAATTAAGATACGCTCTTCTCCTGGGAATTCAGCCTCACGACCACCGCTAAAGAAGAATGTAACGTGCGGATACTTTTCAGTTTCCGCGATGCGAAGTTGTTTTAATCCCGCTTGCGCAACAACTTCACCTAACGTATTATCCAAGTTCATTGGCTTGAATGCCACGTAACCTTTTACTGTTTCACTAAAGTGTGTCATACAAACGAATTCTGGAATGTGAGGTACTTTTTCACCACGATCGAACTCACGGAAGTCTTCGTTTGTAAATACACGTGCAATTTGAATTGCGCGGTCTGGACGGAAGTTATAGAAGATAACTGCATCATCATCATTGATTGTTGCAACTGGCGTGTTATCTTCATTTACCATTACAGATGGCAATACGAATTCATCATAGATCCCGTTTGCATATGAATCATCTACACACTCATATGCTGTTTTGTAAGTAGGGCCTTCACCATTCACCATAGCACGATAACATTTTTCAACGCGATCCCAGCGTTTGTCACGGTCCATGGAGTAATAACGACCAGAGATTGTCGCGAATTGTCCTACTCCTGTTTCTTTAATCACTTCATTTGTTGCATCGATATAACCTTTTGCTGTTTGTGGTCCAACATCGCGGCCGTCTAAGAATGCATGGATGTATACTTTCTCCACGCCTTCTTTTGCAGCTAAGCGAAGCAGAGCAAACATATGGTTCATGTGACTATGCACACCACCATCAGAAAGTAAACCAAATAAATGAAGAGCTGTACCTTTTTCTTTTACGTGTTTAATTGCATTTTTGAATGTTTCGTTCTTATCGAACTCACCTTCACGAATTGCAACGTTAACACGTGTTAAACTTTGATATACAGTGCGGCCGGCACCAATATTTAAGTGACCTACCTCAGAGTTACCCATTTGACCTTCCGGAAGACCTACCGCTTCACCGCACGCTGTAAGCGTTGTATGAGGGTATTGGTTCCAGAAACGATCAAAATTAGGTTTTTTCGCTTGTGCTACAG
This region includes:
- the eno gene encoding phosphopyruvate hydratase; this translates as MPSIIDIYAREVLDSRGNPTVEVEVYTESGAFGRALVPSGASTGEYEAVELRDGDKSRYLGKGVLNAVNNVNEIIAPEIVGFDVTDQAGIDRAMIELDGTPNKGKLGANAILGVSMAAAHAAADFVGLPLYRYLGGFNAKQLPTPMMNIINGGSHADNNVDFQEFMILPVGAPSFKEAIRMGAEVFHALKAVLHDKGLNTAVGDEGGFAPNLGSNREALEVIIEAIEKAGYKAGENVFLGMDVASSEFYNKETGKYDLAGEGRVLTSAEMVDFYEGLCNDFPIISIEDGLDENDWDGHKLLTDRLGKKVQLVGDDLFVTNTQKLAEGIEKGISNSILIKVNQIGTLTETFEAIEMAKRAGYTAVVSHRSGETEDATIADIAVATNAGQIKTGSMSRTDRIAKYNQLLRIEDELGEIAVYDGLKSFYNLKK
- the gpmI gene encoding 2,3-bisphosphoglycerate-independent phosphoglycerate mutase, producing the protein MRKPTALIILDGFGLREETYGNAVAQAKKPNFDRFWNQYPHTTLTACGEAVGLPEGQMGNSEVGHLNIGAGRTVYQSLTRVNVAIREGEFDKNETFKNAIKHVKEKGTALHLFGLLSDGGVHSHMNHMFALLRLAAKEGVEKVYIHAFLDGRDVGPQTAKGYIDATNEVIKETGVGQFATISGRYYSMDRDKRWDRVEKCYRAMVNGEGPTYKTAYECVDDSYANGIYDEFVLPSVMVNEDNTPVATINDDDAVIFYNFRPDRAIQIARVFTNEDFREFDRGEKVPHIPEFVCMTHFSETVKGYVAFKPMNLDNTLGEVVAQAGLKQLRIAETEKYPHVTFFFSGGREAEFPGEERILINSPKVATYDLKPEMSIYEVTDALVNEIENDKHDVIILNFANCDMVGHSGMMEPTIKAVEATDECLGKVVEAILAKDGVALITADHGNADQELTSDGGPMTAHTTNPVPFIVTKEDVQLREGGILGDIAPTMLTLLDVEQPKEMTGKTIIK